One stretch of Saccharopolyspora erythraea DNA includes these proteins:
- a CDS encoding sensor histidine kinase, producing MTTEPRTAQRRHGTRIPARAQIMGWMLLVLVVVLLSVILIVRQFLHNDVQTQATRGMEQEAREFTTFAETGRDPATGQLFTDPRSLFHSHLKRQYPDTAEALIGVWRTPAGLEPMTQAPDALKPIAADPVILDAIVSSPGTYGQTETAQGQMRWVKVHAVSNGVDAWFITEHFTADATAEADRTVQTLLLVSALGVLLAAVSSWVVAAEILAPVRTVRQAAAEISEHDLTRRIPVEGRDDIAALADQFNAMLDRLEDAFRTQRRFVDDASHELRTPITIVRGNLELLGDDPAEREEVVRLCTDELDRMTRIVEDLLMLAKADRPDFVTPAPVSLAELTSDIEAKARSIADRRWVLEGIGEGEVVVDEQRVTQAMVQLAQNAVQHTEPGSTIRIGSALSLGRISLWVTDEGPGVDPAEVEKIFERFSHGSGPGRGGAGLGLAIVRAIAEAHHGRVRVLSAPGEGATFGLELPATPGTRTAEESDS from the coding sequence ATGACGACTGAGCCGCGCACCGCCCAGCGCAGGCACGGCACCCGGATCCCCGCACGCGCCCAGATCATGGGCTGGATGCTGCTGGTCCTGGTGGTCGTGCTGCTGTCGGTGATCCTGATCGTGCGGCAGTTCCTGCACAACGACGTCCAGACCCAGGCGACGAGGGGGATGGAGCAGGAGGCGCGGGAGTTCACCACGTTCGCCGAGACGGGACGCGACCCGGCGACCGGGCAGCTGTTCACCGATCCGCGGTCGCTGTTCCACTCCCACCTGAAGCGGCAGTACCCGGACACCGCCGAAGCCCTGATCGGGGTGTGGCGCACGCCGGCGGGCCTGGAGCCGATGACGCAGGCGCCGGACGCGCTCAAGCCGATCGCCGCCGATCCGGTCATCCTCGACGCCATCGTCTCCTCTCCCGGCACCTACGGGCAGACCGAGACCGCGCAGGGGCAAATGCGCTGGGTGAAGGTGCACGCGGTCAGCAACGGCGTCGACGCCTGGTTCATCACCGAGCACTTCACGGCCGATGCCACCGCCGAGGCCGACCGCACCGTCCAGACCCTGCTGCTGGTCAGCGCGCTCGGGGTGTTGCTGGCGGCGGTCTCGTCGTGGGTCGTGGCGGCCGAGATCCTGGCCCCGGTGCGCACCGTGCGGCAGGCCGCGGCCGAGATCAGCGAGCACGACCTGACCCGGCGCATCCCGGTGGAGGGCCGCGACGACATCGCCGCGCTGGCCGACCAGTTCAACGCCATGCTGGACCGGCTGGAGGACGCCTTCCGCACGCAGCGCCGGTTCGTCGACGACGCCAGCCACGAGCTGCGGACGCCCATCACGATCGTGCGCGGCAACCTCGAGCTGCTCGGCGACGATCCGGCGGAGCGGGAGGAGGTGGTGCGGCTGTGCACCGACGAGCTGGACCGGATGACCCGCATCGTCGAGGACCTGCTGATGCTGGCCAAGGCCGACCGGCCCGACTTCGTCACCCCGGCCCCGGTCTCCCTCGCCGAGCTGACCAGCGACATCGAGGCCAAGGCCCGCTCGATCGCCGACCGCAGGTGGGTGCTGGAGGGCATCGGTGAGGGCGAGGTCGTGGTCGACGAGCAGCGGGTGACCCAGGCGATGGTGCAGCTCGCGCAGAACGCCGTGCAGCACACCGAGCCCGGCTCGACCATCAGGATCGGTTCCGCGCTGAGCCTGGGCCGGATCTCGCTGTGGGTCACCGACGAGGGACCCGGTGTCGACCCGGCCGAGGTCGAGAAGATCTTCGAACGGTTCTCGCACGGCAGCGGCCCCGGCCGCGGCGGGGCGGGGCTCGGCCTGGCGATCGTCAGGGCCATCGCCGAGGCCCACCACGGACGGGTGCGGGTGCTTTCCGCGCCGGGCGAGGGCGCCACTTTCGGGTTGGAGCTGCCGGCCACCCCCGGCACCAGAACCGCTGAGGAGAGCGACTCTTGA
- a CDS encoding response regulator transcription factor has protein sequence MSKILIAEDEARIAAFIEKGLRANGFTTTVVGDGDTALDYVLTGDFDLVVLDLGLPGKDGFAVLRALRAQRVTVPVIILTARDSVHDTVAGLEGGADDYMTKPFRFEELLARVRLRLRPNDRAPEVTVLRDGELSLDLRTRRAQVPEGTVDLTAREFSMLELFLRHSGQVLSREQILSHVWGYDFDPGSNVVDVYVRALRRKIGSTRIHTVRGMGYRLGV, from the coding sequence TTGAGCAAGATCCTGATCGCCGAGGACGAGGCCCGGATCGCCGCCTTCATCGAGAAGGGCCTGCGCGCCAACGGCTTCACCACGACCGTCGTCGGCGATGGCGACACCGCGCTCGACTACGTGCTGACCGGGGACTTCGACCTGGTCGTGCTCGACCTCGGCCTGCCGGGCAAGGACGGCTTCGCGGTGCTGCGGGCGTTGCGCGCCCAGCGCGTGACGGTGCCGGTGATCATCCTGACCGCCCGGGACTCCGTGCACGACACGGTCGCCGGCCTCGAAGGCGGCGCGGACGACTACATGACCAAGCCGTTCCGCTTCGAGGAGCTGCTGGCGCGGGTGCGGCTGCGGTTGCGCCCCAACGACCGGGCGCCGGAGGTGACCGTGCTGCGCGACGGCGAGTTGTCGCTGGACCTGCGCACCCGCCGGGCCCAGGTGCCGGAGGGGACCGTCGACCTGACGGCCCGGGAGTTCTCGATGCTGGAGCTGTTCCTGCGCCACTCCGGTCAGGTGCTCTCCCGCGAGCAGATCCTGTCGCACGTCTGGGGCTACGACTTCGACCCCGGCTCGAACGTCGTCGACGTCTACGTGCGGGCGCTGCGGCGCAAGATCGGCAGCACCCGCATCCACACGGTCCGCGGCATGGGCTACCGCCTCGGCGTCTGA